The following are encoded together in the Streptomyces sp. NBC_00358 genome:
- a CDS encoding spermidine synthase, whose amino-acid sequence MSARFEEIDWRPTPMGDISLRRRRDPLSGEDVYEVKLGDEYLMSSLFTTGEIELARLGLAELSEGPLDVVVGGLGLGYTARTALDDPRVRSLIVVDTLAEVIDWHRRGLVPLGAGLASDPRCRLVRGDFFAMTTGTAGSAMTAGGAGDAPRGLDPETPGRRFHAILLDVDHSPRHVLHPDHAVLYTPAGLTALAELLHPGGVFALWSNDPPDKEFGSVLAEVFTDTAAHVVDFDNPLQGGTAANTVYVARRRDG is encoded by the coding sequence ATGAGCGCACGTTTCGAGGAGATCGACTGGCGGCCGACGCCCATGGGCGACATCAGCCTCCGCCGTCGGCGGGATCCGCTGTCGGGCGAGGACGTGTACGAGGTGAAGCTCGGCGACGAGTACCTGATGTCCAGCCTCTTCACCACGGGGGAGATCGAGCTGGCCCGGCTCGGTCTGGCGGAGCTGTCCGAGGGGCCGCTCGACGTCGTCGTGGGCGGACTCGGCCTCGGGTACACGGCCAGGACGGCGCTCGACGATCCACGCGTACGCTCCCTCATCGTGGTCGACACCCTGGCCGAAGTGATCGACTGGCACCGGCGCGGGCTCGTGCCGCTGGGCGCGGGACTGGCGTCGGACCCCCGGTGCCGGCTGGTGCGCGGGGACTTCTTCGCGATGACCACGGGGACCGCCGGGAGCGCGATGACCGCGGGCGGCGCAGGTGACGCACCGCGCGGTCTTGACCCCGAGACTCCCGGCCGCCGCTTCCACGCGATCCTGCTCGACGTCGACCACTCGCCGCGCCATGTGCTGCACCCCGACCACGCCGTGCTCTACACACCTGCCGGACTGACGGCGCTGGCCGAACTGCTCCATCCCGGAGGCGTGTTCGCGCTGTGGTCGAACGACCCGCCGGACAAGGAGTTCGGCTCGGTGCTCGCGGAGGTCTTCACGGACACCGCCGCGCATGTCGTCGATTTCGACAATCCGCTTCAGGGCGGGACAGCGGCCAACACCGTCTACGTCGCCCGAAGGCGCGACGGCTGA
- a CDS encoding patatin-like phospholipase family protein — MTTTAATSAATPEPGEPHPVWRVLTERARAGSRPGARADGHRVALAIEGGGMRGIIAGGMALALHELGLTNSFDAVYGASAGAASGAWLLSTSPQSLRFWAVPKYARTLIRRSNPLRGRPLVDLHAFYEVLYRYGDEDCAPMDFDSILASDVEYHPLATDAATGESIDLRPFIDDAAELRLALRASAALPLLAGEPVTLRGRRFYDAGVSESVPYRTALAQGATHVMVLRSRRAIDVARPSRSAPLIARTFLRREPEALRQVFLDRETRLAEDDALLADHAAMVSIRPAADSPPVGRLAREGDLLETALEAGRTAVHGTYTSLYGTGTPA; from the coding sequence ATGACGACGACCGCCGCAACCTCCGCCGCCACGCCCGAGCCCGGCGAACCGCACCCGGTCTGGCGCGTGCTCACCGAGCGTGCGCGGGCCGGCAGTCGCCCCGGCGCACGCGCCGACGGACACCGCGTCGCCCTGGCCATCGAGGGCGGCGGGATGCGCGGCATCATCGCCGGCGGCATGGCCCTGGCGCTCCACGAACTCGGACTGACCAACAGCTTCGACGCCGTCTACGGGGCTTCGGCCGGCGCAGCCTCCGGAGCGTGGCTGCTGAGTACGAGCCCGCAGTCGCTGCGCTTCTGGGCGGTCCCCAAGTACGCCAGGACGCTGATCCGGCGCTCGAACCCGCTGCGCGGCCGGCCGCTCGTGGACCTGCACGCCTTCTACGAGGTGCTCTACCGCTACGGCGACGAGGACTGCGCTCCGATGGACTTCGACTCGATCCTGGCCAGTGATGTCGAGTACCACCCCCTGGCCACCGACGCCGCGACCGGGGAATCCATCGACCTGCGGCCCTTCATAGACGACGCCGCGGAACTGCGCCTCGCCCTGCGCGCCAGCGCCGCACTGCCGCTCCTGGCGGGCGAACCCGTGACGCTGCGCGGGCGCCGGTTCTACGACGCGGGCGTCTCCGAATCCGTACCGTATCGAACCGCGCTGGCTCAGGGCGCCACCCATGTCATGGTGCTGCGGTCCCGGCGTGCGATCGACGTCGCGCGGCCGTCGCGCTCCGCCCCGCTCATCGCCAGGACCTTCCTGCGCCGTGAACCGGAAGCCCTGCGCCAGGTGTTCCTGGACCGTGAGACCCGCCTGGCCGAGGACGACGCACTTCTCGCCGACCACGCGGCGATGGTCTCGATCCGCCCCGCCGCGGACTCACCGCCGGTAGGCCGCCTGGCGCGCGAGGGCGACCTCCTCGAAACCGCCCTGGAAGCCGGCCGAACCGCCGTCCACGGAACGTACACCAGCCTGTACGGCACGGGAACGCCTGCCTGA
- a CDS encoding alpha/beta hydrolase — translation MMSIRPPHHRRAPRRFPAALAGATAGVLAVGLAVTPARAESSPAAPLGTVARTVGDARFVPGTCPRTADPVPAIDGARCGTLTVPENRSRHRGRKITLGVAIVSAATSRPARDPIVWFAGGPGDDAVAEAQLAIDGGLNRDRDVIFMSQRGTYSADPVLTCPNIDEFNARAVGLVYGARSTGRLHVQATRVCRERSASRADISAYDSPESATDYADLRVALGIKQWNVFGISYGTDLALQYMRDHPRGIRSVGIDGVLPPSLAGGAVTWSAARQGFDSLFKTCAEQPACNRRYPRLSDTFERLVRQLEARPITTTVTVPGQPAPVKVVLDGGVLVNWLTSATHVAPGVPRSIDELAHGNPQRIAEQWAGGKLSPQAIGRIAHGLAYGVFCREWTPFESEADVIRGGRRAFPTFPRSVLANAPQLPFLHADCRAWDVPPASPSARNVTRSNIPTLVMSAGFDAQTAPSNGPYVARTLSRSTVVTVPYVAHVAFAESPCAQSITTSFFNRPTAPNTRCLAGLQPPTFEIAP, via the coding sequence ATGATGTCCATCCGCCCGCCCCACCACCGGCGCGCCCCGCGACGGTTCCCGGCGGCACTGGCCGGAGCGACGGCCGGTGTCCTCGCCGTCGGTCTCGCCGTGACACCCGCGCGAGCCGAAAGCAGCCCCGCGGCGCCGCTCGGCACGGTCGCCCGGACGGTGGGCGACGCCCGCTTCGTGCCGGGCACCTGCCCGAGGACGGCGGACCCGGTCCCCGCAATCGACGGAGCGCGCTGCGGAACCCTCACCGTGCCCGAGAACCGTTCCCGTCACCGGGGGCGGAAGATCACCCTCGGAGTCGCGATCGTGTCGGCGGCCACGAGCAGACCGGCACGCGATCCGATCGTGTGGTTCGCCGGCGGGCCGGGCGACGACGCCGTCGCCGAGGCCCAGTTGGCGATCGACGGCGGCCTGAACCGCGACCGCGACGTGATCTTCATGTCCCAGCGGGGGACCTATTCGGCCGACCCGGTGCTCACCTGCCCCAACATCGACGAGTTCAACGCACGCGCGGTCGGCCTCGTGTACGGCGCGCGGTCCACCGGGCGCCTGCACGTCCAGGCGACGCGGGTCTGCCGCGAACGGTCGGCGAGCCGCGCCGACATCAGCGCGTACGACTCTCCCGAGAGCGCCACCGACTACGCGGACCTGCGCGTCGCGCTGGGCATCAAGCAGTGGAACGTGTTCGGTATCTCCTACGGCACCGACCTGGCTCTCCAGTACATGCGTGACCACCCCAGGGGCATCCGGTCGGTCGGCATCGACGGCGTGCTGCCGCCGTCACTGGCGGGCGGGGCCGTGACCTGGAGCGCCGCACGGCAGGGCTTCGACAGCCTGTTCAAGACCTGCGCGGAGCAGCCGGCCTGCAACCGCCGGTATCCGAGGCTGTCGGACACCTTCGAGCGTCTCGTCCGTCAACTCGAGGCCCGACCGATCACCACCACCGTCACGGTTCCGGGGCAACCGGCTCCGGTGAAGGTCGTGCTGGACGGCGGAGTCCTGGTGAACTGGCTGACCTCCGCCACCCACGTGGCGCCCGGAGTGCCCCGCTCGATCGACGAGCTGGCCCACGGCAACCCGCAGCGGATCGCCGAACAGTGGGCCGGAGGCAAACTCAGCCCGCAGGCCATCGGCAGGATCGCGCACGGGCTCGCCTACGGCGTCTTCTGCCGTGAGTGGACACCGTTCGAGAGCGAGGCCGATGTGATCCGGGGCGGCCGGCGCGCGTTCCCCACGTTCCCCCGCTCGGTACTCGCCAACGCACCGCAGCTCCCCTTCCTGCACGCGGACTGCCGCGCCTGGGACGTCCCGCCGGCATCGCCCTCGGCCCGCAACGTGACGCGGAGCAACATCCCGACCCTCGTCATGTCGGCCGGGTTCGACGCCCAGACCGCGCCCAGCAACGGTCCGTACGTCGCCCGGACGCTGAGCCGGTCCACCGTCGTCACGGTTCCCTACGTCGCCCACGTCGCCTTCGCCGAGTCGCCGTGCGCACAGTCGATCACCACCTCGTTCTTCAACCGTCCGACCGCGCCGAACACGCGGTGCCTGGCGGGTCTCCAGCCGCCCACGTTCGAGATCGCACCGTAG
- a CDS encoding methyltransferase domain-containing protein, translated as MAIYDTLGATYGRTRQPDPRITAQIHAALGDAVDVINVGAGTGSYEPPRTVLAVEPSRIMLAQRPPGSAPAVRAVAEQLPVRDNAADAVMALLTVHHWSDLAAGIAELRRVARRRIVILTWDQQIFREKFWLVRDYLPQAAAFDDTRAVPIDRLAALLGGARQEPVHVPHDCTDGFGAAYWRRPHAYLDPQVRAGISMFAQAGADALAPGLAALTDDLATGRWHRRHADLLALDTIDVGYRLLVTDS; from the coding sequence ATGGCCATCTATGACACGCTCGGTGCTACGTACGGCCGGACCCGGCAGCCGGATCCGCGGATCACCGCGCAGATCCACGCCGCGCTCGGGGACGCCGTAGATGTGATCAACGTCGGTGCGGGCACCGGTTCCTACGAGCCGCCCCGGACGGTTCTCGCCGTCGAGCCCAGCAGGATCATGCTCGCCCAGCGACCGCCCGGGTCCGCGCCCGCCGTGCGCGCGGTCGCCGAACAGCTTCCGGTGCGCGACAACGCCGCCGACGCCGTCATGGCCCTGCTGACCGTCCATCACTGGAGTGACCTCGCGGCCGGCATCGCCGAACTCCGCCGGGTCGCGCGTCGCCGCATCGTCATCCTGACCTGGGACCAGCAGATCTTCCGCGAGAAGTTCTGGCTCGTGCGCGACTACCTCCCACAGGCCGCCGCCTTCGACGACACCCGCGCCGTCCCGATCGACCGGCTGGCCGCTCTCCTCGGCGGGGCACGTCAGGAGCCCGTTCACGTCCCGCACGACTGCACCGACGGCTTCGGCGCCGCGTACTGGCGCCGTCCCCACGCCTACCTCGACCCCCAAGTGCGGGCCGGAATCTCCATGTTCGCCCAGGCTGGAGCGGACGCCCTCGCTCCCGGACTCGCGGCGCTCACCGACGACCTCGCGACCGGCCGATGGCACCGACGTCACGCCGATCTGCTCGCGCTCGACACCATCGACGTCGGCTATCGACTCCTGGTGACGGACTCCTGA
- a CDS encoding alpha-amylase family protein — protein sequence MSWPDHAIWWHVHPLSFLGAEPTALPAGAPVRHRLPVLADWLDHLVGLGCNGLALGPVFAAESHGYDTADPFRVDPRLGTEADLLDLVERAGSRGVRVLLDGVFNHVGRSFAPFADVVRRGTASPYADWFVPEGDDFRVFEGHRHLVALNHASPAVADHVVEVLGHWLDRGIAGWRLDAAYAVPRPFWRTVTDRVRSRHPEAWFSGEVIHGDYASYVVEGGLDTVTQYELWKAIWSSLNDGNPHELAWALKRHNAMIDTFAPQTFVGNHDVTRLASRLGEPRHVAHALTVLFTVGGIPSVYAGDERAWEGVKEDRAGGDDAVRPAFPLSPSGLGPDGLAVQRLHQTLVGVRRRHPWLVRARTRVHTLDNNVLSYTLDAPESDATLAVALNFGSAPATAGVPAASWRPAAGDASVDSATGSVSLPAMGWLVATTSGSRS from the coding sequence GTGTCCTGGCCCGACCACGCGATCTGGTGGCACGTCCACCCGTTGAGTTTCCTGGGCGCGGAGCCGACCGCGCTGCCCGCCGGAGCGCCCGTGCGGCACCGTCTGCCGGTGCTGGCCGACTGGCTCGACCACCTGGTCGGCCTCGGCTGCAACGGCCTCGCCCTGGGGCCGGTCTTCGCCGCCGAGAGCCACGGCTACGACACGGCCGACCCCTTTCGCGTCGATCCGCGCCTGGGCACCGAGGCCGACCTGCTCGACCTGGTCGAGCGTGCCGGGTCGCGCGGGGTCCGGGTCCTGCTGGACGGCGTCTTCAACCATGTCGGCAGGTCCTTCGCCCCCTTCGCCGACGTGGTGCGGCGCGGCACCGCGTCCCCGTACGCGGACTGGTTCGTCCCCGAGGGCGACGACTTCCGCGTCTTCGAGGGGCACCGTCATCTCGTCGCCCTGAACCACGCGTCCCCCGCGGTCGCCGACCATGTCGTCGAAGTCCTTGGCCACTGGCTCGACCGCGGCATCGCGGGCTGGCGGCTGGACGCGGCCTACGCGGTGCCCCGCCCCTTCTGGCGCACCGTCACGGACCGGGTCAGGTCCCGTCACCCCGAGGCGTGGTTCAGCGGTGAGGTGATCCATGGCGACTACGCGTCGTACGTCGTCGAGGGCGGCCTGGACACCGTGACGCAGTACGAGCTGTGGAAGGCGATCTGGAGCTCGCTCAACGACGGCAACCCGCACGAACTGGCCTGGGCGCTCAAGCGGCACAACGCCATGATCGACACCTTCGCGCCCCAGACGTTCGTCGGCAACCACGACGTCACGCGCCTCGCCAGCCGGCTCGGCGAGCCCCGTCACGTGGCGCACGCGCTCACCGTGCTGTTCACCGTCGGGGGCATCCCCTCCGTCTACGCGGGGGACGAGCGTGCCTGGGAGGGCGTCAAGGAGGACCGCGCGGGCGGGGACGACGCTGTCCGCCCCGCGTTTCCCCTCTCCCCGTCCGGTCTCGGCCCCGACGGACTGGCGGTCCAGCGGCTCCACCAGACCCTGGTGGGCGTGCGGCGCCGCCACCCCTGGCTCGTACGGGCCCGGACCCGCGTCCACACCCTCGACAACAACGTTCTCAGCTACACCCTCGACGCGCCCGAGTCCGACGCCACCCTCGCGGTCGCCCTCAACTTCGGCTCCGCTCCGGCCACCGCCGGCGTCCCGGCCGCTTCCTGGCGACCTGCCGCGGGTGACGCCTCCGTCGATTCCGCGACCGGTTCCGTCTCGCTCCCGGCGATGGGCTGGCTCGTGGCCACGACATCGGGAAGCCGTTCCTGA
- a CDS encoding DUF397 domain-containing protein has protein sequence MKHAMNAAEELGPHGWRKPWGGSANGTCVEMKKLGGGIVAVRQSTDPDGPALICASSVIAEFVGAAKEGRADFLIT, from the coding sequence ATGAAGCACGCCATGAACGCCGCCGAGGAACTGGGGCCCCACGGGTGGCGCAAGCCGTGGGGCGGGAGCGCCAACGGCACCTGCGTCGAGATGAAGAAACTCGGCGGCGGCATCGTGGCGGTCAGACAGTCGACGGACCCCGACGGCCCGGCCCTCATCTGCGCCTCCTCGGTCATCGCCGAGTTCGTGGGGGCCGCCAAGGAGGGACGGGCGGACTTCCTCATCACCTGA
- a CDS encoding TetR/AcrR family transcriptional regulator — MRERASVVSEREPHPPAAGRAAQAAATRQQIVETAQRLFAGHGYQATSLQAIANDMGITKAAVYYHFRTKAQILQASLDPAVEEMTVLLDELAGMASRQERLEAYAVGWVDFLVRNRELGTMLLHDPEIRAASVYAENDGRRRRVLRVLFGGSPTPAERMAYVMCVWMLEGLGELSDLSDDELRATLLLTVRALLAVPGAAGTDET, encoded by the coding sequence ATGCGGGAGCGAGCGAGCGTGGTCAGCGAGCGAGAGCCGCATCCCCCGGCGGCCGGCCGAGCCGCCCAGGCGGCGGCGACGCGGCAGCAGATCGTCGAAACCGCTCAGCGGCTGTTCGCCGGCCACGGCTACCAAGCGACCTCGCTGCAGGCCATCGCGAACGACATGGGCATCACCAAAGCGGCGGTCTACTACCACTTCCGGACCAAGGCGCAGATCCTCCAGGCCTCGCTCGATCCGGCGGTGGAGGAAATGACCGTGCTCCTGGACGAGTTGGCGGGGATGGCATCCCGCCAGGAGAGGCTGGAGGCGTACGCGGTCGGCTGGGTCGACTTCCTGGTGCGCAACCGCGAGCTCGGAACCATGCTCCTGCACGATCCCGAGATCAGGGCCGCCAGCGTCTACGCCGAGAACGACGGGCGAAGGCGTCGCGTTCTGAGGGTGCTGTTCGGCGGCTCGCCCACGCCGGCGGAACGCATGGCCTACGTGATGTGCGTGTGGATGCTGGAAGGGCTCGGCGAGCTCTCCGATCTCTCGGACGACGAACTGAGGGCCACGCTCCTTCTGACCGTCCGTGCCCTGCTGGCCGTGCCGGGCGCCGCCGGGACGGACGAGACCTGA
- a CDS encoding class I SAM-dependent methyltransferase, which yields MNHPFRHTAHQGTHQGHDHGHHDDRGHKEGPIHEHNHGQGHGQDQGHDQDQDQGHAHGREAGDQAEILDLDAEVLAEHTASITAWLPVAIAPRRIVDLGCGTGAGTLALLDRFPDAELTAVDNSADHLHRLREKTAAAGATDRVRIVQADLDAPTWPGLGSPDLVWASASMHHMADPDRTLRQVHDLLAPGGLFAVVELAGFPRFLPDGAPDGAPGLEERCHAALDHRHAEEMPHRGADWGDKLTKAGFAVAGERTVTVDIGPPHTDAVGRYALGSLRRLRGGVGSVLSGEDLAAFDRLLDTDSPHGVLRRTDLRVRTERMVWAARRT from the coding sequence ATGAACCACCCCTTCCGTCACACGGCCCACCAGGGCACGCACCAAGGTCACGACCACGGGCACCACGACGATCGCGGCCACAAGGAAGGCCCCATCCACGAGCACAACCACGGCCAAGGCCACGGCCAAGACCAAGGTCACGACCAAGACCAAGACCAAGGTCACGCTCACGGGCGCGAGGCGGGCGACCAGGCGGAGATCCTCGACCTGGACGCGGAGGTACTCGCCGAGCACACGGCCTCGATCACGGCCTGGCTGCCCGTCGCGATCGCCCCCCGACGGATCGTGGATCTGGGCTGCGGAACCGGAGCAGGCACCCTCGCACTGCTCGACCGCTTCCCCGACGCGGAGCTGACCGCCGTCGACAACTCCGCCGACCACCTGCACCGCCTGAGGGAGAAGACGGCCGCGGCCGGAGCCACCGACCGCGTGCGCATCGTCCAGGCCGATCTGGACGCGCCGACATGGCCCGGACTCGGTTCGCCGGACCTGGTGTGGGCATCGGCCTCCATGCACCACATGGCCGACCCCGACCGCACCCTGCGACAGGTCCACGACCTGCTGGCACCCGGCGGGCTCTTCGCGGTCGTCGAGCTGGCCGGCTTCCCCCGGTTCCTGCCCGACGGCGCTCCGGATGGCGCGCCCGGTCTTGAGGAGCGATGCCACGCCGCACTCGACCACCGGCACGCCGAGGAGATGCCGCACCGCGGCGCCGACTGGGGAGACAAGCTGACGAAAGCGGGCTTCGCCGTCGCGGGCGAACGCACCGTCACCGTCGATATCGGGCCACCCCACACCGACGCGGTGGGCCGCTACGCCCTCGGCAGTCTGCGTCGTCTGCGGGGCGGCGTCGGATCCGTCCTGAGCGGCGAGGACCTGGCGGCTTTCGACCGACTGCTCGACACCGACAGCCCGCACGGTGTCCTGCGCCGAACCGACCTGCGGGTGCGCACCGAGCGCATGGTGTGGGCCGCCCGCCGGACGTGA
- a CDS encoding tetratricopeptide repeat protein, whose product MPEHDRIERARELYELAMFGGDTSALVTADHELDAVEAPLALERGKVLHVRFLSDRHENPQELVDFERAAELYHRLDDVRGEADALFWIGCWHQVVRDDSATGRPYFEKSYALARSVGDRKVMSFAARHLGFAEREAGRFDRARELLTESVTLRRDIGFMPGLAAGLVALAYLSAETNDRDAALRHLDDAQTTAEQCSAKAVLGWIEQARAQI is encoded by the coding sequence ATGCCGGAGCACGACCGGATCGAACGGGCCCGAGAACTCTACGAGTTGGCGATGTTCGGCGGAGACACCAGCGCTCTGGTCACGGCCGACCACGAGCTGGACGCCGTCGAGGCACCGCTCGCCCTGGAACGCGGGAAGGTGCTGCACGTACGTTTCCTCAGCGATCGTCACGAGAACCCGCAGGAACTGGTCGACTTCGAGCGTGCCGCCGAGCTGTACCACCGCCTGGATGATGTCCGCGGTGAGGCCGACGCGCTTTTCTGGATCGGCTGTTGGCATCAGGTGGTGCGCGACGACAGCGCCACCGGAAGACCGTACTTCGAGAAGTCGTACGCGCTGGCACGGTCCGTCGGCGACCGGAAGGTCATGTCCTTCGCGGCACGCCATCTCGGTTTCGCCGAGAGGGAGGCGGGGCGGTTCGACCGAGCCCGCGAGCTGCTGACCGAATCGGTGACCCTGCGCCGCGACATCGGGTTCATGCCCGGACTGGCGGCGGGTCTGGTCGCGCTCGCCTACCTGTCCGCCGAGACCAACGACCGCGATGCGGCCCTCCGCCACCTCGACGATGCGCAGACCACCGCCGAACAGTGCTCCGCGAAAGCCGTGCTGGGCTGGATCGAGCAGGCGCGCGCCCAGATCTGA
- a CDS encoding MarR family winged helix-turn-helix transcriptional regulator codes for MSEQTERTERRDAGRSGAEEREGPAPAAEGRHDRAPAEIRQGVIRLARRLSAERPADGLSLNKSSVLGHLRRNGPMSAGALAAADHQQPQSLTRVFADLEQDGLISRTRDTYDGRQRVVELTEAGREALARDMAQRDAWLDIALVDLTETERQVLLLAARLMNRLADAPATVPGSTTRSD; via the coding sequence ATGAGCGAGCAGACAGAGCGAACAGAGCGTCGGGACGCGGGGCGCTCCGGGGCCGAGGAGCGGGAGGGGCCGGCCCCCGCGGCCGAGGGACGGCACGACCGGGCGCCCGCCGAGATCCGCCAGGGCGTCATCCGGCTCGCGCGAAGGCTGAGCGCGGAGCGCCCCGCCGACGGGCTCAGCCTCAACAAGAGCAGCGTCCTCGGTCACCTGCGCCGCAACGGCCCCATGTCGGCCGGTGCGCTGGCCGCCGCCGACCATCAGCAGCCGCAGTCCCTGACGCGGGTCTTCGCCGACCTCGAACAGGACGGCCTGATCAGCCGGACGCGCGACACGTACGACGGGCGGCAACGCGTGGTGGAACTGACCGAAGCGGGGCGCGAGGCACTCGCCCGCGACATGGCGCAGCGCGACGCATGGCTCGACATCGCCCTCGTCGACCTCACCGAGACGGAGCGTCAGGTCCTGCTGCTCGCCGCCCGTCTGATGAACCGCCTCGCCGACGCCCCGGCGACCGTGCCCGGCTCCACGACCCGATCCGACTGA
- a CDS encoding helix-turn-helix domain-containing protein, which translates to MTQESDELDSLVRKRIRALRVAQGWSLEELATRAQVSQSTLSRIETGQRRLALDQLVTLARALDTSLDQLVETATDDVVSNPMIDGAHGQMRWPIKAEPGMTVVRQRMTDPPPDNPSRMRAHPGREWLVVLSGTAILLLGNRRFRVETNQAAEFPTMLPHAIGAERGPCEILGIFDRDARRGHQRGEDAGKADRPAP; encoded by the coding sequence ATGACGCAAGAAAGTGACGAGCTGGACAGCCTGGTACGCAAACGCATCCGGGCCCTGCGCGTGGCCCAGGGCTGGTCCCTGGAGGAGCTGGCCACCCGTGCCCAGGTCAGCCAGTCCACCCTCAGCCGCATCGAGACGGGACAGCGCCGCCTGGCCCTGGACCAGCTCGTCACTCTCGCCCGCGCCCTGGACACCTCCCTCGATCAACTGGTCGAGACGGCCACGGACGACGTCGTCTCGAATCCGATGATCGACGGAGCCCACGGGCAGATGCGATGGCCGATCAAAGCCGAGCCCGGCATGACCGTCGTACGCCAGCGCATGACCGACCCACCGCCCGACAATCCCTCGCGGATGCGCGCTCACCCGGGCCGCGAATGGCTCGTCGTCCTTTCCGGCACCGCGATCCTGCTCCTGGGCAACCGGCGCTTCCGCGTCGAGACCAACCAGGCGGCGGAGTTCCCCACGATGCTTCCGCACGCCATCGGCGCCGAGCGCGGACCGTGCGAGATCCTGGGCATCTTCGACCGCGACGCCCGCCGCGGTCATCAGCGCGGCGAGGATGCCGGGAAGGCGGACCGCCCGGCACCGTGA
- a CDS encoding SAM-dependent methyltransferase yields MYDYFLDGKDNYPVDWKAAEQVISFFPAVKEMARTNRDFMHRAARMLARQGIRQFLDIGTGIPTAPNLHQIVQAVTPDARVVYADNDPIVLRHAEALLHSTPEGRTAYIQADVQEPGKILAAASETLDFSQPVALSMMALLHLVGDEDDPHRIVSEFLKSLAPGSHLALSHATGDFDPEAWERVVEVYRKGGTTAQVRSRAEFARFFTGLELLDPGIELAARWHPQRGGHYNQSEQIPLYVGVARKP; encoded by the coding sequence ATGTATGACTACTTCCTCGACGGCAAGGACAACTATCCCGTCGACTGGAAGGCCGCCGAGCAGGTCATCTCCTTCTTCCCCGCGGTCAAGGAGATGGCGCGTACCAACCGGGACTTCATGCATCGTGCCGCCCGAATGCTGGCGCGACAGGGCATCCGTCAGTTCCTCGACATCGGTACCGGAATTCCGACCGCCCCGAACCTTCACCAGATCGTCCAGGCCGTCACCCCCGACGCCCGCGTGGTGTACGCCGACAACGATCCGATCGTCCTCAGACACGCCGAGGCGCTTCTGCACAGCACCCCGGAGGGGCGTACCGCGTACATCCAGGCCGACGTGCAGGAACCGGGGAAGATCCTGGCGGCGGCGAGCGAGACCCTGGACTTCAGTCAGCCGGTCGCCCTCTCCATGATGGCGCTTCTGCACCTGGTGGGCGACGAGGACGACCCTCACCGCATCGTGTCGGAATTTCTCAAGTCCCTCGCTCCCGGCAGCCACTTGGCTCTCTCCCACGCGACAGGGGACTTCGACCCCGAAGCGTGGGAGCGGGTCGTCGAGGTCTACCGCAAGGGGGGAACCACGGCACAGGTGCGGTCACGCGCCGAATTCGCCAGGTTCTTCACGGGACTTGAGCTTCTCGACCCCGGTATCGAACTCGCAGCACGCTGGCACCCTCAGAGAGGCGGCCACTACAACCAGAGCGAACAGATCCCGCTGTACGTGGGTGTCGCCCGCAAGCCGTAG